Below is a genomic region from Neisseria arctica.
GACTGGATTTGAAGCCCGATGAATTTTATCAATGGCAGTACCGTTATCCGAACCACATGCCCAATACATTCCCTCCTTCATACGAGTTGTTACGCCAAACTTTCCAGCATCTTAAAGCATTGGGCTATCATAGCGCGATTGTCACCACTTTGAGTAGCAAACTCAGCGAAACCTACCGCCGGGTTTGTCAAGTGGCAGCAGAGATGGCGGATGAGCTAGATATTTATGTATTTGATACAGGTATTACAGGTATGCCAGAAGGTTTTTTTGCACTTGAGGCGATGCGATTATTAAAAGAAGGTTATACGCCGCAAGAAGTTATTGCAAAATTGGAGCAGATGCGGCCTTGCGGAGAGATTATATTTAGTGTTCATTCGGTGAATCAGTTAGTCAACAGCGGCATTTTGGGTAAGATAGGCGCTGTGGTTGTCGGCTTGCTGAATTTAATGCCTGTTTTGCGTTTTCACAATAATACGCTTACCAAGGTTAAAACTGCTAACAACAGCGAAGATGTTTTAAATGCTACTGTAGAGGCGGTGGCTGCCCGTTTGCAAGGTGAGGATTTGAATAATTTGGTATTGTGCGGCATGTATGGTGGTAATCTTGATCTTTATAACCGCTTTGCAGCCAAACTACACCAAAAAACAGGCGTACATTTAACAGGTATTCCGATTTCACCGGTAGTGGGTGCTTATATCGGGCCTGATGCAGTAGGAGTGGGAATTGTGAAACGCAATGGCTGCACCGGTTAAACTGGTTTGGCTGAATTTAGGAGTCAAAATTAGAACACGCGGTTATAGCGTGTTTGGACTTTATATACCTTTCAAGCAGTTGTATTGAAGATTACTATATAATGCCGTCTGAAAAGTTTTCAGACGGCATTATTCATTAAGTAAAATAAATTCAAATGCTTATGAAGTATTTTTAACCTTCTTGGAAATGATAATGATATTTTCGGTAGGTTTGGGAAAAATTTTGCCATCTTAAATGAATTTTAAGATTTATATAAACCACATAGGCGGCTGTTGCCAATAGGATGAGACCATGCTCGAATTGAAACAGATCTGTAAG
It encodes:
- a CDS encoding DegV family protein, whose product is MAGSYQMYRCAVLSTSTSSLDSVLDRDSLIQILRLTIRTDTEYEYTDGLDLKPDEFYQWQYRYPNHMPNTFPPSYELLRQTFQHLKALGYHSAIVTTLSSKLSETYRRVCQVAAEMADELDIYVFDTGITGMPEGFFALEAMRLLKEGYTPQEVIAKLEQMRPCGEIIFSVHSVNQLVNSGILGKIGAVVVGLLNLMPVLRFHNNTLTKVKTANNSEDVLNATVEAVAARLQGEDLNNLVLCGMYGGNLDLYNRFAAKLHQKTGVHLTGIPISPVVGAYIGPDAVGVGIVKRNGCTG